DNA sequence from the Nitrospinota bacterium genome:
TATTTCACCCGGAGGGCGTCGAGCGCGCGCTCATCCTCCGGGAAGGGAATGGACGGAACCCGCCCTTTGAGTTCGAGCAGGCGGGCGATAAGGTCGGCTGCCAAGGTGAACCCTAGGCAGCCTTCTTGACGAGACCTTCCTTGGCCTTTTTCACGACCTGGCTGAACGCCTGCGGTTCGCGCACGGCCATATCCGCCAGTATCTTGCGGTCCAGCTCGATCCCGGCGTGTTTAAGGCCGTTGATGAGTTGGCTGTAGCTCAAGCCTTCGGCGCGCGCGGCCGCGTTGATGCGGACGATCCAGAGCGAGCGGAAGTCGCGCTTGCGCACTTTGCGGTCGCGGTAGGCGTATACGCCGCCGCGGATGACGGTCTGCTTGGCGTGCTTGAATACGCCCCGGCGGGATCCG
Encoded proteins:
- the rplT gene encoding 50S ribosomal protein L20, which produces MARVKGGPASRARKKKILKASEGFVGSRRGVFKHAKQTVIRGGVYAYRDRKVRKRDFRSLWIVRINAAARAEGLSYSQLINGLKHAGIELDRKILADMAVREPQAFSQVVKKAKEGLVKKAA